One genomic window of Halolamina sediminis includes the following:
- a CDS encoding PfkB family carbohydrate kinase: MPYQRLARRLADDPAPAVSTLSDGSIDRYCRLSAGALDPVERRRTFVREVESAGRKGFGLDPESIQPGGQSVNAAQQAHAVGADATCYGHLDDPEPGRDAFADLPFDTVSMGRPAIVNVLDFDDSDLLLVEASSDLSAWTLDDLRAAAPLSSVFGTDAVVCTNWVSTPGMAEAFHELGNESIPRVPFVFDPGDVLGSDLGDHRELREALRALGRSVDVVLSVNRTELHAVAAALPDPPAPPVDDEDRVLAIREAVDAAAVVKHGKEEALAATREGVVRVDNPVVEDRRQIGGGDRFAGGLAVGLGADWGWSTALACGNACASHYVATGDTASATVLRGWLDERGIA; the protein is encoded by the coding sequence ATGCCCTACCAGCGTCTCGCCCGACGGCTGGCTGACGATCCCGCCCCCGCGGTGAGCACGCTCTCCGACGGGAGCATCGACCGCTACTGTCGGCTCTCGGCGGGCGCGCTCGACCCCGTCGAGCGACGGCGGACGTTCGTCCGCGAGGTCGAGAGCGCCGGCCGGAAGGGGTTCGGGCTCGACCCCGAGTCGATCCAGCCCGGTGGCCAGTCGGTCAACGCTGCCCAGCAGGCCCACGCAGTCGGCGCCGACGCGACCTGCTACGGCCACCTCGACGACCCCGAACCGGGCCGGGACGCCTTCGCCGACCTCCCGTTCGACACCGTCTCGATGGGGCGGCCGGCGATCGTGAACGTGCTCGACTTCGACGACAGCGACCTGCTGCTCGTGGAGGCGTCGTCGGACCTCTCGGCGTGGACGCTCGACGACCTCCGAGCAGCCGCGCCGCTGTCGTCGGTGTTCGGCACGGACGCGGTCGTCTGCACGAACTGGGTGTCGACGCCGGGGATGGCCGAGGCGTTCCACGAGCTCGGCAACGAGTCGATTCCGCGCGTCCCGTTCGTGTTCGACCCCGGCGACGTGCTGGGGAGCGATCTCGGCGATCACCGCGAACTCCGAGAGGCGCTCCGTGCACTCGGGAGAAGCGTCGACGTCGTGCTCTCGGTGAACCGAACCGAGCTCCACGCGGTCGCCGCCGCGCTCCCCGACCCGCCGGCGCCGCCGGTCGACGACGAGGATCGCGTGCTCGCGATCCGCGAAGCGGTCGACGCCGCCGCGGTAGTGAAACACGGAAAGGAGGAGGCGCTTGCCGCGACGAGGGAGGGGGTCGTCCGCGTCGACAACCCCGTCGTCGAGGACCGGCGACAGATCGGCGGCGGCGACCGCTTCGCCGGCGGGCTGGCGGTCGGACTCGGCGCCGACTGGGGGTGGTCGACTGCGCTGGCCTGCGGGAACGCGTGTGCGAGCCACTACGTCGCGACCGGCGACACCGCGTCTGCGACAGTTCTCCGGGGGTGGCTCGACGAGCGCGGGATCGCTTAG
- a CDS encoding 50S ribosomal protein L16, with the protein MSDKPASMYREIDKPSYTRREYITGIPGSKIAQHNMGDLQADPDDYPVKISLRPEETLQIRHGSLESARLSANRHLIKELGEGNYKMVLRKFPHQVLRENKQATGAGADRVSDGMRQAFGKPVGTAARINQGEDIFTAYCEVEQAEEVKEAFRRAYNKMSPPCRIVVERGEDLLVR; encoded by the coding sequence ATGTCTGACAAGCCCGCCTCCATGTACCGGGAGATCGACAAGCCGTCGTACACCCGGCGAGAGTACATCACCGGTATTCCCGGCTCGAAGATCGCCCAGCACAACATGGGCGACCTGCAGGCAGATCCCGACGACTACCCCGTCAAGATCTCCCTGCGCCCCGAGGAGACGCTGCAGATCCGCCACGGCTCCCTCGAGTCCGCGCGGCTCTCGGCCAACCGCCACCTGATCAAGGAGCTCGGCGAGGGCAACTACAAGATGGTGCTGCGGAAGTTCCCCCACCAGGTGCTCCGCGAGAACAAGCAGGCGACCGGCGCCGGCGCCGACCGTGTCTCCGACGGGATGCGGCAGGCGTTCGGGAAGCCGGTCGGCACCGCCGCCCGCATCAACCAGGGCGAGGACATCTTCACGGCCTACTGCGAGGTCGAGCAGGCCGAGGAAGTGAAGGAGGCGTTCCGTCGCGCCTACAACAAGATGTCGCCGCCCTGCCGCATCGTCGTCGAGCGCGGTGAGGACCTACTCGTCCGGTAA
- the nucS gene encoding endonuclease NucS translates to MSVTTLHRPAHRDALAALSAAFDRGELVTVFGRCTVEYDGRASSSLGPGDRLLILKPDGTALVHTDEQRTPVNWQPPGSEHRAAVRDGRLRVRSERENPDETLDVRFDRVEQVSALPVTGGRTVDVYGSEEDLRQRILENPELVEPGFEPAATERETAAGPVDVFGHDDEGRPVVVELKRRRVGPDAAGQLGRYVEALAREVPDGVDVRGILVAPSVTDRARELLAEKGLAHVAVEPPAGGSAAAAGEPSSATEDDER, encoded by the coding sequence GTGAGCGTGACCACTCTCCACCGCCCCGCCCACCGCGACGCGCTGGCGGCGCTGTCGGCGGCGTTCGACCGCGGGGAGCTGGTCACCGTGTTCGGGCGCTGTACCGTGGAGTACGACGGGCGCGCGAGCTCTTCGCTCGGCCCGGGCGACCGCCTGCTGATCCTCAAGCCCGACGGGACGGCGCTGGTCCACACCGACGAGCAGCGGACGCCGGTGAACTGGCAGCCCCCGGGGTCGGAGCACCGCGCGGCTGTCCGGGACGGCCGCCTGCGCGTGCGCAGTGAGCGCGAGAACCCCGACGAGACGCTCGACGTGCGCTTCGACCGCGTCGAGCAGGTGTCGGCGCTCCCGGTCACCGGCGGCCGGACCGTCGACGTGTACGGCAGCGAGGAGGACCTCCGCCAGCGAATCCTCGAAAACCCCGAACTCGTGGAGCCGGGGTTCGAGCCCGCGGCCACCGAGCGGGAGACCGCCGCCGGCCCCGTCGACGTGTTCGGTCACGACGACGAGGGGCGGCCCGTGGTCGTCGAGCTGAAGCGCCGACGCGTCGGCCCGGACGCCGCGGGCCAACTCGGCCGCTACGTCGAGGCGCTGGCGCGAGAGGTGCCCGACGGCGTCGACGTTCGCGGGATCCTCGTCGCCCCCTCGGTGACCGACCGTGCCCGGGAGCTGCTGGCCGAGAAGGGACTCGCACACGTCGCCGTCGAGCCGCCGGCGGGGGGCTCGGCTGCGGCAGCCGGAGAGCCGTCGTCGGCAACCGAGGACGACGAGCGCTGA
- a CDS encoding enoyl-CoA hydratase/isomerase family protein: MPEYGPYRHLDAVVDDGLATLTIDRPATHNALNTAVMHDLDRAFAEIEGDRSVDAVVIEGAGEDAFSAGADLAEYAGPTAEHDPTQRERQARFHEIFRAPHDCHAPVIAKIDGFCVGGGLVLALYCDLRIASEDSTFGLPTAAVGLLPTGGATRRLVDTVGESTAKELVFTAERIDADRAREAGLLTDVVPAESLDERVAELVASMGEVGTAARERAKRAINAAVAAPDPATAREREASLWWEQFESAERRERVASFLDG; the protein is encoded by the coding sequence ATGCCCGAGTACGGCCCCTACCGCCACCTCGATGCCGTCGTCGACGACGGCCTCGCGACGCTCACGATCGACCGGCCGGCGACCCACAACGCGCTGAACACCGCCGTCATGCACGACCTCGACCGGGCGTTCGCCGAGATCGAGGGCGACCGCTCGGTCGACGCGGTGGTGATCGAGGGCGCTGGCGAGGACGCGTTCTCCGCCGGCGCCGACCTCGCGGAGTACGCCGGGCCGACCGCCGAGCACGACCCGACACAGCGCGAGCGACAGGCACGATTTCACGAGATATTTCGAGCCCCCCACGACTGTCACGCACCGGTGATCGCGAAGATCGACGGCTTCTGCGTCGGCGGCGGGTTGGTGCTCGCGCTGTACTGCGACCTCCGGATCGCGAGCGAGGACTCGACGTTCGGGCTCCCGACCGCCGCGGTCGGGCTGCTGCCCACCGGCGGCGCGACCCGACGACTGGTCGACACTGTGGGCGAGTCGACCGCGAAGGAGTTGGTGTTCACCGCCGAGCGCATCGACGCCGACCGCGCCCGGGAGGCCGGGCTCCTGACCGACGTCGTCCCGGCAGAATCGCTGGACGAGCGCGTGGCCGAACTCGTGGCGTCGATGGGCGAGGTTGGAACAGCGGCGAGAGAACGGGCGAAACGGGCGATCAACGCCGCCGTCGCGGCGCCGGACCCTGCGACCGCACGGGAGCGCGAGGCGTCGCTGTGGTGGGAACAGTTCGAGAGTGCAGAACGCCGGGAACGCGTCGCGTCGTTCCTCGACGGGTAG
- a CDS encoding DoxX family protein: MSDSDSGRTLRTVMGLLYVVAGVSHFLAPRAFERVVPPQFPRPRALVHLSGIAEVVLGAGVLFERSRRVSAWGIVALLIAVFPANVYTVTDDVAPELVPDRFDDAVRAAAVLRLPFQAVLVAWAWLYTRPEQDD; this comes from the coding sequence ATGAGCGACTCAGACAGCGGGCGAACGCTGCGGACGGTAATGGGCCTGCTCTACGTCGTCGCGGGCGTGAGCCACTTCCTCGCGCCGCGGGCGTTCGAACGGGTGGTGCCGCCACAGTTCCCGCGGCCGAGGGCGCTGGTGCACCTCTCCGGCATCGCGGAGGTGGTCCTCGGTGCCGGCGTCCTGTTCGAGCGGAGTCGCCGCGTCTCGGCGTGGGGGATCGTCGCACTCCTGATCGCCGTGTTCCCGGCAAACGTCTACACCGTTACCGACGACGTGGCGCCCGAACTCGTGCCCGATCGGTTCGACGACGCGGTACGGGCCGCAGCAGTGCTTCGACTGCCGTTTCAGGCCGTGCTGGTGGCCTGGGCGTGGCTGTACACCCGGCCGGAGCAGGACGACTGA
- a CDS encoding alpha/beta fold hydrolase → MISHDHTTTCSTAENRQLAYSEYGDPDGIPVLFLHGTPGSGRLGELFDGDARKRGIHLVAPDRPGYGRSEPWPDRSVADAGTYLADVLDDAGVESAGVIGFSGGGAHALALAATRSDRVESVDLVAGTTPPSVAAETPTPQRVLSGLAGATPRLLGGLFRAQAWLAARRDPSFVLAQYTDDPESVPERVGEVVKEDFLDALADSRSGAVTEFENTAAAWGIALDDVRADVRVRHGDEDANVPLVNARGLHDRLPSAELHVLDGADHLGTLLGATPDALTVHAEEA, encoded by the coding sequence GTGATATCCCACGACCACACCACGACGTGTAGCACAGCCGAGAATCGACAGCTCGCGTACTCGGAGTACGGCGACCCCGACGGCATCCCGGTGCTCTTCCTCCACGGAACGCCCGGCTCGGGCCGGCTCGGCGAACTGTTCGACGGCGACGCCCGGAAACGGGGTATCCACCTCGTCGCTCCTGACCGCCCGGGGTACGGGCGCTCCGAGCCGTGGCCCGATCGCTCCGTCGCGGACGCCGGAACGTATCTCGCCGACGTCCTCGACGACGCCGGCGTCGAGTCGGCGGGCGTGATCGGGTTCTCGGGCGGCGGCGCACACGCGCTGGCACTCGCAGCGACCCGGTCCGACCGCGTCGAGAGCGTCGACCTCGTCGCCGGAACCACCCCGCCGAGCGTGGCCGCGGAGACGCCGACCCCACAGCGCGTACTCTCCGGGCTGGCGGGGGCGACGCCGCGGCTGCTCGGCGGCCTGTTCCGCGCGCAGGCGTGGCTCGCCGCGCGGCGTGACCCGTCGTTCGTGCTCGCACAGTACACCGACGACCCCGAATCGGTTCCGGAGCGTGTCGGGGAGGTAGTGAAAGAGGACTTCCTCGACGCGCTCGCCGACTCACGATCGGGCGCCGTCACCGAGTTCGAGAACACTGCGGCGGCGTGGGGAATCGCCCTCGACGACGTTCGCGCGGACGTTCGTGTCCGACACGGCGACGAGGACGCCAACGTCCCGCTCGTGAACGCCCGGGGGCTCCACGATCGGCTCCCCTCAGCTGAACTCCACGTTCTCGACGGGGCCGACCACCTCGGAACGCTGTTGGGAGCGACGCCGGACGCCCTGACCGTTCACGCGGAGGAGGCGTAG
- a CDS encoding DUF192 domain-containing protein, producing the protein MRNRSLLAVLLVLAAVVGVGAYVVLDDTERTTVTFVDAENDTTLATVSVNVSDTWDERYTGLSDHESLGPDEGMLFVHPREATHGYVMRDMAFPIDMVFVAENGTITTIHHAELPPAGEDSPTYEGYGKYVVEIPYEYTTEHGIDVGDRVVIPEENRTAVPTTEADA; encoded by the coding sequence GTGCGGAACCGCTCCCTGCTCGCAGTTCTCCTCGTGCTCGCCGCCGTCGTCGGCGTCGGTGCGTACGTCGTCCTCGACGACACCGAGCGAACCACCGTCACGTTCGTCGACGCCGAGAACGACACCACGCTCGCGACCGTCTCGGTGAACGTCTCGGACACGTGGGACGAGCGCTACACCGGCCTGAGCGACCACGAGTCCCTCGGCCCCGACGAGGGGATGCTGTTCGTCCATCCCCGTGAAGCGACTCACGGCTACGTGATGCGGGACATGGCGTTCCCCATCGACATGGTGTTCGTCGCCGAGAACGGGACGATCACGACGATCCACCACGCCGAGCTCCCCCCGGCGGGCGAGGACAGCCCCACCTACGAGGGGTACGGGAAGTACGTCGTCGAGATTCCCTACGAGTACACCACCGAGCACGGGATCGATGTCGGCGACCGCGTCGTGATCCCCGAGGAGAACCGAACCGCCGTCCCGACCACGGAGGCCGACGCGTGA
- a CDS encoding DUF7538 family protein yields the protein MSDAVDALADREGWTAEEFAARVHYRGDGDRYSVEYYAPSDCVLYWRVKGDGETAVPVGRDTVPDPLRARIREDLDAAGVDPSVESRSL from the coding sequence GTGAGCGACGCCGTCGACGCGCTGGCCGACCGCGAGGGGTGGACCGCCGAGGAGTTCGCCGCCCGCGTCCACTACCGCGGCGACGGCGACCGCTACAGCGTCGAGTACTACGCCCCCAGCGACTGCGTACTCTACTGGCGAGTCAAAGGCGACGGCGAGACCGCGGTCCCCGTCGGCCGCGACACGGTTCCCGATCCCCTTCGCGCGCGGATCCGCGAGGACCTCGACGCCGCCGGCGTCGACCCGAGCGTCGAGAGCCGTTCCCTTTGA